The Astyanax mexicanus isolate ESR-SI-001 chromosome 6, AstMex3_surface, whole genome shotgun sequence region CTTTAACAACAATAAGCATTTAGGAACTGAAGACACTCATTGTTGAAGTTCTTTTTTGCTTGATATACAACTTCAGATCTTTTAACAGTCCGGAGTCTCTGTTGTATTTTGCTCTTCATAATATTCCACACTTTTTCAATGGGAGACAGGTCTGGACTGCAGGCAGGTCAGTCTAGTACCCGCACTCTTTTACTATGAAGCTGCTGTAACACATGCAGattgtggtttagcattgtcttgctgaaaaaaaAGCAGGACGTCCCTGAAAAAGACGTTGCTTGGACGGTTGCTTGTACATTTCAGCATTAATGGAGCTTCACAGATGTTTAGGTTATCCATGCCATGACCTCTAACACCCCCCCATTTCATCAGAGACACTGCTTTTAAACTTTGCACTGAGAACAATCCGGACAGTCCTTTTCCTCTTTGGCCAGGAGAACACGAAGTCTATGATTTCCTAAAACAATCTGAAATGTGGActcgtcagaccacaggacactttTCCGCTTTGCGTCAGTCCATCTCAGATGAGATGGGTTTTTTCCTGGAATGTCACCTCCAGATTGTGACACTTCCTTTCTGTCATCTCCTCAGTGATGATGCTACAGGGACAGAATGTTCATTTTATAGGGGGTAAATTGAATCGTGTGACAGGGTTGAAAACACACTGGAAATGTGGGTTGAAATTACTTCTTTTTAAAGGGAAActatatgtttaattaaaattgaCAAACGAATTTGTTAGCAGCATTAATTGTTCTTATTTCTTTTAATTTGTCTGATATTCATTGAAAATGTATTGATGGTCATTTGGGGACGTGTgactattaatttttttaaaataatgtaatttaattgttttgtttcatAATGCAAAGACACTTATTTCTTCGTAAATAATAAGTTTAAAAGGTTAGGAATCTAAATGGCACCTGATTCAGTGAATCATCCTTATTATTTTGAGTGCACTGTGCCCAACAGCTCGCTCTCTCGGGAGTCTGTCTCTATGGGGCAAAATATTTAAAGCTGCATATTTGGCTAAGTTGAAGGAAAGCTTTCCCAGGACCTTCAGCACAGTCACAGACACAACAGTTCTGTTCCATCAGAAACAGAGCAGAATTCTTTGGTTAAGAATCAAAGCAGAACGGTTCAGGCGGGCGGAGATGAGTAACAGGTTCCACAGAAGCTGTTAAACATGTTCAGGTCAGATGTGCGGTTGAGTTGGTTGAGTTGAACGTATCTGCAGATGTGTGCTGAAGGAAGTGAGGGGAACGCCACATCTGAGCAAACCACGGTTCTTTTCTCCGAAGTCTGCAGTCATGTCCGTTCATGGAAGCACCAAAAATCTTCTCACATACACACGTACTTACAGACGAGACCTAGATAGCAAGAGTGTGCTGAACTTTAAGTTTCCCATCttaatgcatttaaataatgttGATCTCCAACAGcagaatgtatttatttgtgccCATTAGTTTTACACTGGTGCAACATTGATTTCGCTTGAGCTGGAGTTTTTAAATTAactttatatttttcaaaaaaacttttattcCAGTGCCACATTATCAAACTAGAGAGTGCAGTTTCTACAGAAAATGTGTGATTGCAGCTCAGCGGTCTTCGTGTGgttgctgctaaggtgttgctgttggTTATGTTTGGTAGGTTatatgttgctatggtattggtttagatgctaaggtgttgcaaagtggttgctaaggtgttgctatggaattGGTGTTGGTGTCTAAGGTGTTTTAGGTGTTTGCTAATTTGTTTCTAAGGTACTGCTGTTGATCGCTAAGGTGTTTGTAAGTGGTCGCTAAGTGGAAAGCTAAAACAGGATTTTGGTTAGTATGATGATGCTAGGTGCTCAATAGTTGCTTATACATTGCTATGGTTCCTATTGTATTGGTATCGCATTAATaacctaaatatttttttatactttgagAAAGTTTTGTGCAATTGGACTTTTATCTTATATTAGCCATTCGTAAGCCAGCTAATGGGGCTCCATAtatttttcaaattaaaaaaaaaatacataatatagcAGTATTACATAATTTACTACAAACTATAGGTTTTGGTGTAATGgagtacttttaattttattttaaccaACTGTTAACCGGCTTTAGAGgccccttattattattattattattattattattattattattattattattattattattattattatcattattattgttgttgttgtcattattattattattattattgttgttgttgttgttgttgtcattattattattattattattattattattattatattaacataaaatTGAACGATGTAGGATTAGGAATGTTTGGTGTAATtgtggacttttattttatattagccAGTTGTTGGCAAGCTAAGGAAGCTCcttatatttcttacttttttattttaaacatcgcATTATTATCCTGCATCATTTAATACATTCTGTAAACCTTTTGGTGTAacgggggacttttattttatacTATCCAGCTGAAGCGGCTCCGGTCGTGACGTTACTGCGCAGTGTTGTCTTCTCGAGCTTCTGGTGAACATGGCGGCGCCCGGAGAGCACGCGTGtgaggatggagagatggaggaactggaggagcaggaggagcaggacggcatggaggaggaggagcaggaggagaacAGCGGCGAGGGGATGAAGGTGTTTGTGCCGGGGCAGCAGCCGCTGGAGCCCGGCCAGGAGCTGGAGATGGACCGCTCCGCTTACCGCATGTACCACGAGTGCCAGACAGGTACCAGGACTGCACGAGCAGAGCACTCATTAATACTGATCTGTGTCGATCAGTTTTTCATCTGATCATTTAACTTAATCGATATGTCAGCAGTGCTGTCTGGTGGGTAATAATAGCTGTTAGTGCACGTGGGTGTGTTTACTTTAGTtaaagtttggtttgtttttggttGTCTagagttccaccttaaatttaaggtggaatattttttttatctatttattttacaaacaaacaattatacaGTGGTACAGACAGAATTGTCAGGTAGAAAATAACATCAGTCCATGTTTTTTATAGCAGGATTGGGGAAAAAAAGTCTGAGTTCTCCACAGATTTCTGTGTGGAATTTGTCCCACTTTTGGTAAAGACAATTCCAATAAGAACTAGGGATATCAAATAGgtatttacaacaaaaaaatcagCAGCAAAAAGGAGACATTTAAACCTTATTGGATAAAATACTTGAGATCATGCACCGAGTTGGAAGTACTGAGTATCTGTAGTAAATACTCAAGAATCAATATGAAAGTATTGAAAGTAACGATACCATGGTTTATCGTGCCAATCGTGTCCGATTATCATGTTTAGAACGAGTCTTATTTAGTCAGCTCATTTTAGGTGAAAATACTCTAGGGTCAGTAATGGTTTATTGACCTCTTTATATTTaagtattctatttttttttttttttttttggaagaatcAGCCAAACCCATAGCCCCCCTTAATCACTAGCCATGCCTCCAACATAAGGAAGGTGAagataagcacacacacacacctccgacGATACTTGTGAAGTCTGGGAAATGGGATAATTGGTGCTGGTGGAGCTGCAGCTCATGGTAAACTTGCTCCATGCTTTTGTCTATTACTACAGAGACAGGAGAAACCACTAATTGTGGGATTTAGAACGTTGAATGTATAATGAGCTAATATACAGTGATTATGGGGGCTATTTTGTCCCTTATCTAGTGTTTAATTCAATTTAACTaaatttttatagcgctttttacaacaaagattgtcacaaagcagctttacagagtaaaacaggtccacgcctcttatgagcagcaccacagagatgccaattttatggtgacacagtggcaaagaaaaactccctttaagaggaagaaaccttggaaggaaccgagactcagtcagaggagcccatcctactcgggttgacccgctcagtacaaacaagtaacaaacaacaaacaaataacagaacaaaacaacagtacagagaattaatgtgagctatagctaatgtaacaggtactaatttatgaatataagaatgtgatgggcacaaattatagagctatggctaatacagaaacagatactgagtgtgttaatggtaatcagtgcagggttgcagagccggagtacaacacagcgggcagtggagagccagccttggaacatcaggaacagcatcttcaaacatgtaaaagagatagatagagaaaacagaaaggaaagaaagagaaacaatgTTTACATTTTTGAAGACAGGGAGAGAAAGCAGAGTttgtcgattatgtcgactaaaCGCTGCATTCCTACAGCTGAGCCATGTGCTAAAATCAAGTGacttaaattaatgtattttattttattatgtattgttATTGTGGTACCCAACAGCTATATTGCACACCCGTAATAGAAAACCAACAAAAACAAAGCATTTTCACACTACTTACCTGTTTATCACCTTCACACTCAGGTGGCTTCATACGTAGCTGGCGAACATGAACATTGATGAACATGTCCTTGAGACACCACTGTATAGAAttaagtttctctctctctctctctctctctctctctctctctccctctctctctcttcctctgcagGTGCTCCATGTCTGAGTTTTGATGTTCTGCCCGATGGTGAGGGAGACAGTAGAGAGagttttcctctctctctgctgttgtGTGCTGGAACCCAGGCAAACACGGCGCTCGCCAACAGGTCAGTCAGCCAATATATGAATTAACTTCCTTCAAAACTACatgatgaatttttttttattaaaacttttgaCAGATTACTCATTTAATGCAGGGAAAATGTCTGTGTTACTGTACAGGATagaatactcctaaataagcaaataacaaGAATTAGGgctttattggtgtcagtttcacggAATCTGGCACGAGACACCTTGATCTGGTCTGCTGGACCTCGTGTTCCCACCCGCACATCCCCACCTtcatggtttaaactgcagagcaatgTAGTCACACGTTTACGTGCTGATGCAACATGCCAAAATTttgtcataggttgccaggtttgTACAGGACCTTCGGTGGGATTGCCAGTTAAATACAGAAACCTCACAGGGGGGGTTCTGACAATAGTTCTAAGGTCTGAAGAGACTTAAGAGATCATCCAGGAAAAAAGTTGTTGGGTTTTTGGTAAAAACCAGCTGCAGTACTTatatactgttctgtattttactgcatatgaaaaatcatacataattctTAATCAAAATAAATTCAAAATTGATTGACCTCCGTTACAAgatgattacttacaaaatatttaaagtattagctagctgcagttagcagtgcaaaattttaatagataaataaattaaatatatatattcttaaaatattctCTCGTTCCTGAGAACCTAATTTCATGTCTCATCTTGTGAGATGAGTGTCTCATCACACCTATAACAACCAATACTCTTCAACGCAGGTTTACACtattcatttgaataaccccaccACGTGGAGATTTActtttagtaagtctaattggtCATTCTAATTGGGGAGTTATTCCGAGGGAGTTTAAAGAGCCTATATTTTCTTAATAATATCTATATTTGATTCCACATATTGGTAATTTGCACAAacaatactatatatattttagtattgatattttgtcccaccaaATCTCTCTCTGTACAGACTCATAGTCATGCGCATGCACAACCTCCACGGCATAAAGGAAAACGACAAcaaagaggggaagaaggagagCAGTGATGAAGAaagtgacgatgatgatgatgaggaggaagaCGAGGACAAGAAGCCTCAGATGGAGCTCGCCATGGTGCCCCATTATGGAGGAATAAACAGAGTCAGAGTGAGTCGACAAATCCGTTGTATTTTGCTTGGGTTGTGTGCTAAGTTTTATTAAATCATAGgcaatttaatgtttaaataatttcGTATGCTTATTCTGAAAGACTgtaagtgtagggggcgctctataatgatttataatatttatataacccACAATCTCTGAGAGGCTTAAATACACTATTGTAAGCATAGGGCCCGCTCTAAAATGCTCTGTAATTTTTCAATGATCCACACTCTCATTGtgacacactgtaacacacaaaaTGAAGTGTAAGGGGCACtccatattaggggtgggcgatatggctctaaaataatatcacaatatttcatggtattttcacgataacgattcttctggcgatatgacaaaacactgaattagaaaaattattttaaattttattattgcatgcaatatgatatgacTAACTGAGATtttgatttgtaacagaagtcaatgatccagaatgtcttgatgctagtaatgcactccaagtatctccatatatccagcattaaagtaaaatatatgatactggacagatatataatgggaaatgagaacagtgaatttttcttttgctaaaaacagataaaaatagtactctgatgtgataattaggggtggatgatttGACACgaaatttcagggtataatatcgttcacgatattcaacatttttgacaatattatcatgtacgatatgatatggcacacccctactccaTATCACACTATATTATTGGAATGATACTAATTAGGGCTGCAccatatatcgtttaagcatcgccatcacgatgtgtgcatgcacaatTGTTACATTGCAGGACTTGCGgtgtcacctaaggcaattaagTCAAACACATAATCTTTTGAGCAGATATTTCACGCaaaatcacgcttttaatcccaaaaaggtaaaacacatttatttccCTTTTAAAGGGCTGAGTATTGTTGTTTAGCTGACATCATGGGccagtatatgtatatgtattttgaCTAATATATATAGCAATGTTcagtttttccaatattgtgcagccctaatccacacgctcattctgacagactgtaatacactactgtaattgcagggggcgctctataatggtctataatgttcatatgatcgaCACACTAATTCTGACGGACTAAAATTTgttttcttctcctccttttgCTTAATCAGGTAACCAGGCGAGGTGAGCAGTCATTGGCTGCCGTGTGGTCAGAGAAGGGCCAGGTGGAGATTTTTGACCTTCGGCCGCAGCTTGAGGCGGTTTATAATTCTTCAGTCATGGCGGCATTCATCAAGCAGAACAAGGAGATCACACCCTTATTTAGTTTTTCTGGTCACATGGCTGAAGGCTTTGCTGTTGACTGGTCTCCAAAAGTACCAGGTGAGTGAATGCATTGGTATACagaaacagtcaaaagtttggacacaccttctcatttaatgtttttctataatgttttaattttctacattgtatattaatagtacatgaaagacatgaaaactattaagggaTACATATggtattatgtagtaaacagtaaaaaaacaaacaaaaaaaaaaaaacaatcacaatcccctgatctaaacctgatgaactgagttcttgatttgaggtgatttaattgggatgagctggagcttaacagcatgaaggaaaggcagtaactattgttcagcacctccagaaactccttcaagatgctgagaaaactattccagttgtacctcataaagacactgagattaaaataccaacattttgcagatctgtcttcaaagataaatgtggctacttagcagaatctaaagtataaaatatattctggattgtttaacaatCCAGCCTTTAAATTTAAATTGACAATgtaacaaaaaattaaaagaaagaaaacacactgaatgagaagagatgtgtcaacttttgactgatactgtatagtATGTAGAGTTGggcaaaatgtaaatatattatcatattgtgatacattttgggctttttgggctacttttaataCTAACCACGGCCCACCTGTGCTGTGTATTTGTGTGGCAACTTTATATTGTCTGATGGGTGGGTTTTAGACAGAGTTTGGGCTTAATATTTTGctgaacctggcaaccctgctcttAGTGAATGTAGTGAATGTGCATCACTTCAAAGACAGTAGAAGCACTATATATGTGGgatatgtttaaatgtgtaataataatgtgATTATAAGCAAGTGTTCCTCAGGAGGGAAGTTTGAATATCTCTGCTCAGTTAAATCCCTCTGTGTGAGTAAGTGTTGTATTGTGTActaatgtattgtgtgtgtttttgcttgtCCTGAAGGCCGTCTGGTGAGCGGAGACTGTAAGAAGAACATTCATGTGTGGGAGCCGAGAGAGGGCGGAGTGTCCTGGCAGATCGACCAGCGGCCGTTCAGTTCACACACCAAGTCTGTGGAGGACCTCCAGTGGTCACCCACTGAAGCTACAGTAAGTCAGAAACAGGAAGTTGTTGGTTCTGGTTGCTGAATTAACTGCATTGATTTGGAAATGTGATCAAAATACCGGCTTCTGGCTGTACAGACTGGGAAAATAATAATCTGAACTGGCAGTTTGAACAAAGCTGAAGTAGTTTATTTGTATTAGGATTGTATAAGTTCAAATTACCAGGCTTAAGTGACTTGTTTGCTCAGTGtgcctcagatctgattttttcattgcTGTGTGAATATTccaaatttagtttatttttttcaaatcacaTTTAAGTCCCTTTCATATGTGGgcctaaatcagatatgtatcctatccatggacatgcgacatgaatatTAACAGTCAAATTAGGATTAATGCAACATTTTGCTTTTATGTATGTGCTACATGCTTCTCTTTCATACCCACACTtttatctcttggtgcagctgtgcagctatagctgcaaaaacagcaaaagcaaaccacctggccttttttcacctcctcaacctgagtatataccagctgtttactctcctccactccagcaaaagatgctccacatatgagctgctaacccatccatttccctttataaagctacaagtctctcgtctctctaatatgacgATTTTTGTTGTTGGTCACGAAGACAATGTTTATACGCATATGAATGTGCACACGGagacgtttcaggaacagattcattcatgttacacacagatacaaatcattacatttgtgaatgtgaaccatcaagataaccaaatctgatctgagcaaaaaatcggatttgagcaatgtgtcttgtaatgtgaacatagccttataGATTCTGCATTATTAAGTCGCACACTTCTGATTGGTAACAGGTGTTCGCCTCCTGCTCAGTGGATCAGTCCATTCGTGTTTGGGACATCAGAGCTCCGCCCAACTCCATGCTTTCAGCCAATGAGGCTCACTCTTCAGACGTCAACGTCATCAGCTGGAATCGAACCGAACCCTTCCTGCTGTCTGGAGGAGACGACGGGCTTCTGAAGGTGTGGGACTTGAGGCAGTTTAAGGTGAGCAGAAACGCAGTGATGCCTATTATCACGCAGAATAAGGTGGATTTAATTAATAGATCATTTAATTAATAGATCAAGTAGTTTTAATTCTCATTGGctcttcactctctccctcagtCTGGACGGGCGGTGGCCAGCTTCAAGCAGCACAGTGCTCCAGTGACCTCAGTGGAGTGGAACCCTGTGGACTCCAGCGTGTTCGCCGCCGCCGGAGCAGATGACGTGGTCAGCCAATGGGATCTGTCTGTAGAGTCATGTGACATGGGCGAGCGGGCAAATGACGTAAAGGATCTTCCGCCACAGCTGCTGTTTCTCCACCAGGGTCAGACAGAGGTCAAGGAGCTCCACTGGCACCCACAGCTCCCTGGAACACTTATCTCGACAGCGCTGTCCGGGTTCAACGTCTTCAGGACTATCTCTGTGTGAACatctatctctgtgtgtgtgaacatCTCTGTGTGTGCGGGGGTGTATCTGTGCCTTTTTTCAGGAGCACAAATGGACTTCAGAAGTTTCATAGCTAATAATGTAGCTAGCGCCTGGTCCAGGTTCCTGTATTCCACCAGTCACTGCGCTTGTTACAGGATACCGTATATACTGGCCTGCATTTATAGGACTGCATTAGCAGGCGCTTTGGTGGTCTATGAAGACGGTCTAGATTGGATACCTAGTCTCCAGACTATGGAGACTAGTGGGATCCACAGATAGTGTAAGACACGTACagtggcttttttttattggctgtctGTGCTTTTTGAACTTTACTCCACCTCCATTGTTCATCTGTGTCATGAAATCtgattaaaacaaaatgtttccACATTGACTGGTTGTTCATTCAATGGTCATTTTAAACACACACTTTTCCTTCAAAAGGGATACATTATACCTATTTCTACACACGTTAGACTAGGTATCTGGgctgtacaaaacatgttcattaagttTGTTGCACAAAATCAGTCTCGCATTAagaaagatctcaccagctttatTCTTGTCAATTTTGGTCCCTTTCAGAaggagctgtttaagggctctgtcacctTTATGCcaataagctgttgctgaccacACCCTAAGTATTTGTTGAGTGTTTACCACaccttagtgttagcttgtgctaaatggcaaaacatgaacaaactACACAGGGTAATGCTCTGCGTTCCAACTCTCTACCACTGACTCTACTGTGCACAagaagagaccaatcaggatgtaaatctCACTCGCAGAGTGAAgtactgtttctttttttcttcgcactataaggtgcacttaaaatctttttattttcacaaaaatcaacaatgtgccttttaatccagtgtgtctgatttatgaattctaccagtcaggttgtaaggagcagtaaagctactttgccaaattaaagtgtttttcagaagtttaaatgtagttctccaacaccggggctggagtagcattagcattagc contains the following coding sequences:
- the grwd1 gene encoding glutamate-rich WD repeat-containing protein 1; its protein translation is MAAPGEHACEDGEMEELEEQEEQDGMEEEEQEENSGEGMKVFVPGQQPLEPGQELEMDRSAYRMYHECQTGAPCLSFDVLPDGEGDSRESFPLSLLLCAGTQANTALANRLIVMRMHNLHGIKENDNKEGKKESSDEESDDDDDEEEDEDKKPQMELAMVPHYGGINRVRVTRRGEQSLAAVWSEKGQVEIFDLRPQLEAVYNSSVMAAFIKQNKEITPLFSFSGHMAEGFAVDWSPKVPGRLVSGDCKKNIHVWEPREGGVSWQIDQRPFSSHTKSVEDLQWSPTEATVFASCSVDQSIRVWDIRAPPNSMLSANEAHSSDVNVISWNRTEPFLLSGGDDGLLKVWDLRQFKSGRAVASFKQHSAPVTSVEWNPVDSSVFAAAGADDVVSQWDLSVESCDMGERANDVKDLPPQLLFLHQGQTEVKELHWHPQLPGTLISTALSGFNVFRTISV